From the Gammaproteobacteria bacterium genome, the window GCCGTATACCGCGCCATAAACCTTGAGCTCAATGTCAGCGGTCATCTGTTCGTTTGACATATCTTCAAACCGTGATGTCGAAGAAGTACCCGCATTGTTCACCAGAATATCGATGCCTCCCCATTGGTCAACCACCTGAGAAATCAATGACCGAACTGAGTCTTCATCCCGGACATCAGTAGAAATACCCAGTACAGGGTTCTGGGTCTGGTCTGAAATGTCAGCGACAGCCGCGTCCAGTCTGGATTGATCCCGAGCGGCAATCGCCACACGAGCGCCCTCTCGTGACATTGACAGTGCTGCTGCCTTGCCGATGCCATCACTGCCGCCGGTAATGACGGCCACCTTTCCTTCAAGTCCAAGGTTCATGGGTAGCGCTCCTTAAGTGACTTTATATTGTGTCGAGTGCTCATTTTCTCTCGAAGGGTTGATTTGAACTGCGCACGCACCAAATATTCTAGGGTAGTCAACCTTTCTACCCATAGGTCCCAAAGAGATAACCACTTGACTCTAACTGGGATGGCAACCTAATTATTACACGATTGAATCTGGAGACAGTTTGATTTGAACGTTGTTGATTGGGTTTGACTTAGTAGGAGTCATGAACTTAAATGATACATGCACACGCCACTGTCGTTAGACGGCTGTGGTCTGGGTAGCGACTGGATGGAAACATCGTCCAGTCCATCCTAAAACGGGTTGGCTAGTTGAAACAGTCGACAATTCAGAAAAGCCTGGTCAGCGGACTTTAGTCTAAAGCTGCCAGGTTGCTGCTTACCACGTCTTTGCGAACGATCTGAACGGGCTGTCGATGTTCCTGATATCCTGGATCAGTTCCCGGGCCTCGGTTTCCGGGATTCCCTCTGGCATCGGCAAGGTCATACTGTCGGTCTGTCCACCAAAGCGTTCAGTAAGTTTTGACACCAGGTTGTCGTAAGTGGCAATGACTGCAAATTCCTCGAGCACCTCGTCGGGAACCTGGGCCGCCATCTGTTTCCATTGCCCTTTCTTTGACATCTCGTGGAGTTTAAGGCCGAGGTCTTCCCAACCGTGTAGTGCCAGTATTGGATGGTAGCTGCGGGTAGAACCGTAAAACGCGATCCGGTAGCGAACGGCTTCCCGCTCTTGGACCAATGCAGCTTCATCTTTGCCAGTAACAATGAAGCCGCCACCCCAGATTTCGAAATTGGAACGATTACGCCTGGCCTTTTTAAGTCCAGACCGGATCTCTGGAAGCGCCATTTCTTCGACGTATTTCCGTGTCGCGAAAACGTGCAGCCGCACACCGTCACAGACTTCTCCGGCAAGCCGCAGCAGTGCCGGGCCTACCGCCGCGATGCTGATCGGGATTGGCCCCAGACCCGATTTTGGTGGAGAAAAATCCGGAGTCATCAGGGTGAACGTATAGTGCTCTCCCTGGAAATCAAGTTTTTCGCCAGTCTCCCAGCAGCGCCATATGGCTCGGAGGGATTGCACATATTCGCGTAGTCGGGGCTGTGGAGGCGACCATGGCACGCTGAATCGCCTCACGTTATGGCCCTTGACCTGCGTGCCAAGACCCAAGGTAAAACGTCCCTTGGACTGCAAGTGAAGATCCCACGCACTGGTCGCTATGATCATCGGACTTCTTGGAAAGCACACAGCGATAGACGTGCCAAGCTGAATTCTTTCCGTTGCGACCGCGGCGAATGCGAGTGGAATAAACGGGTCGTTCGCAATCTCAAAACTCAATACACCATCGAAGCCCCAGGCTTCAGCCGCCGCGGCAGCTGGCCCGGTTTCGTGCCAGTTGTCCATGGGTATGCCTGTTTCTACTTTCATCGGTCACTCCCGGCTACACAATGCGATCCTATCAGGCTGGAAGTCTAGTGTAGGCCAATAAGGAAATAGAAATGGTTTCACTTCAGGGATCAGCAGTCGTGTCCTGAGCAGGCGGCACTAACTGTGGTTCAGCCAGTGCTTAATCAGGTGATGTGCGATCGCAATCGAACGCGGTGCTGAGAATTCCTGATCCTGGCCCGTAAACAGTTCCACCACCTCTTTTTTGCTGAACCACTGTGCCCATTCCAGTTCTTGCAGGTTGACATCCAGCTCGAGGTTTTCTGCCATTGCAAAACAGCCGATCATCAAGGTTGCCGGGAAAGGCCAGGGCTGGCTGGTGAAATAACGTACAGCTCCCACGCTCACGCCAGCTTCCTCGAGGAGTTCACGTCTGACTGCTTCTTCAATGCTCTCCCCGGGTTCCATATATCCCGCAAGCGCTGACACAAGCTGGCCGGGATAACCGGGATTTCGACCCAGCAGGCAGTGTTCACCATCAGCGGAGACAACGAGCATAATAACCACCGGGTCGATGCGGGGGAAAATTACGACGCCACAGTCACTGTCCGTGCACGCGCGTTGTGAGCCGGCCATTTGCGCGCGTGTACTTGAGCCGCACCGGGTACAGAACGGATTTTGACTATGCCAGTTCAGAAGTGAGCGGGCCTGGGCCACGATGGCTGCTCGTCCATCTTCAAGTTGTGCGGCAGCTGAGCGCGCATCGACGAAGCCGACGTTCTGTGCTTCCAGTGTGCGCTGCGCGGCTTCATCGATGGGGGTCGCAAAGCAGGCGACACCATCGTCGTCTATACCCAGGAAAACACCAGTGTCATCGATGGCCAGCCAGTCAGTGAAGTCACTGACTGTACACCAGTAAAGTTCGGGGTCCGGGTTGCGCCACATGGCAACCCGCAGGTCCCAAAATGGCAGGTAGCGTGTGTCGGGATGGTGCCGATGTGATTCAAGCCAGCGGCCATCTTCACGGTTACGATCAGCCCGGTCCAGCAGGCTGCTGGTGTAGGCTACCCTGGGGCCTTCACGATCCAGTCCGTGAACCGGGAACTTTGAACTGTCTATTACGATCTTCTCCATAGTCTGGAGTGCTGTTCTACGATGCCGGTGAAAAAGGATCAGATCAACTGCCGTAGCGCTTGACCAGCGCTTCGACATCGGCCGCCACCTTATCCATACAGTAGCGCTGAAAATTGTCCTGGGTCACCAGGCTGGTTGCGTCTTCGACACGGTCAAGAAAAAGTTTGCCG encodes:
- the nudC gene encoding NAD(+) diphosphatase; translation: MSKRWSSATAVDLILFHRHRRTALQTMEKIVIDSSKFPVHGLDREGPRVAYTSSLLDRADRNREDGRWLESHRHHPDTRYLPFWDLRVAMWRNPDPELYWCTVSDFTDWLAIDDTGVFLGIDDDGVACFATPIDEAAQRTLEAQNVGFVDARSAAAQLEDGRAAIVAQARSLLNWHSQNPFCTRCGSSTRAQMAGSQRACTDSDCGVVIFPRIDPVVIMLVVSADGEHCLLGRNPGYPGQLVSALAGYMEPGESIEEAVRRELLEEAGVSVGAVRYFTSQPWPFPATLMIGCFAMAENLELDVNLQELEWAQWFSKKEVVELFTGQDQEFSAPRSIAIAHHLIKHWLNHS
- a CDS encoding TIGR03617 family F420-dependent LLM class oxidoreductase; protein product: MKVETGIPMDNWHETGPAAAAAEAWGFDGVLSFEIANDPFIPLAFAAVATERIQLGTSIAVCFPRSPMIIATSAWDLHLQSKGRFTLGLGTQVKGHNVRRFSVPWSPPQPRLREYVQSLRAIWRCWETGEKLDFQGEHYTFTLMTPDFSPPKSGLGPIPISIAAVGPALLRLAGEVCDGVRLHVFATRKYVEEMALPEIRSGLKKARRNRSNFEIWGGGFIVTGKDEAALVQEREAVRYRIAFYGSTRSYHPILALHGWEDLGLKLHEMSKKGQWKQMAAQVPDEVLEEFAVIATYDNLVSKLTERFGGQTDSMTLPMPEGIPETEARELIQDIRNIDSPFRSFAKTW